A window of Sodalis praecaptivus genomic DNA:
TGTGCCAGCCCGCCATCCGCGTTTCGCAACGGCGCGGGTATTCATCCAGCGGGATATTGAGTTCGCTGAGCAACTGCGGGTGACCGCTTTTGATGTACCACGGGACATATTCGGAGAAGTGTTCGCTGGATTCGGTAACGAAGTAACCGAAGCGTTGCAACATATCAAAGCGTACGCGATCGTCATCGGGCACCCGACCGCTGGCGGCCAGGGCCTGCAAGCGCGGGTAGAGGTCTTCCCGGGAGCCATTGGCCCGGCGTTTGGCATACTTCAGAAAGAAGGCCACGTGATTGATGCCGGCGGAGAGATAGTCAATATCTTCTATTTTCTCTTCCAGGCAATCCGCCAAATGCTGCGCGGTATGCTGCACGCTGTGGCACAGGCCGACCATATTGATTTGTGGCGCCAGCGTGCTGATGGCCCAGCAGTTCATCGCCATGGGGTTGACATAATTAAGCAACAGCGCGTCGGGACACAGTTCCGCTATGTCGTCGCAAATGGATTTGATTACCGGGATGGTCCGCAGCGCACGGAAAATACCGCCGATCCCCAGCGTGTCGCCGATGGTTTGGCGCAGGCCGAATCGGGTGGGTATTTCAAAGTCGATAACGGTGGAGGGGCGATACCCGCCCACCTGCATCATCAGAAACACAAAATGCGCGCCTTTAAGCGCGGCGCGCCGGTCCAGGGTGGCCTCCACTGTGACATCAGGCAGTGAAAGGGCTTCGCAAATACGGCGCGTCACGATCTCTGAGGTGCGCAACCGGTCGCTGTCGATATCCTGCAAGCTGATGGTGCAGTGACTGAACTCGGGGTTGCTCAGGATATCGCCGAGGATATTCTGCGCGAAGACGGTACTGCCGGCGCCGATAAGGGTAATCTTGCTCAAGATCTTTCTCCTCTCAAAGCGATGAATATTACTTGCCCGCGCCGGCCATCAGCCCGCGCATCAGGTAACGGTTGAGGAATATCACCACCGCGGCGGGGGGGATCATCGCTAATACCCCCGCGGCGTTGATAAGCCCATAATCGATATAGTTCTTGGTGGCGAATTCGGGGATAAGGACGGTCAGGGGTTTGGTATCGATGGTCGGCGCAAACACCAACGGCACCGAGAATTGCCCCCAGGCGCCGAGAAAAGTGAGGATCGCGGCGGCGATAAGCCCCGGCGCCGCGAGGGGCAGCACAATGCGGACCAGGGTATACAGACGGCCCGCGCCATCGATCCAGGCGGCCTCTTCGACGGAAACCGGCAGCGACTCATATACGCTGCGCATCAGCCACATGGCCAGCGGCAGAAATGCCGAGACGTAAATCAGAATGATACCGGTATAGGTGTCCACCAGACCCAGGCTCACCATCAGCCGGTACAGCGGGATAAGCACCGTATAGCCGGGCACCGCCATGGTGGATATGATGAGGATAAACACCAGGTTGCGCCCTGGGAAGCGCAGACGTACCGCCGCATAGGCGGAGAACGCCGCGGCGGCCACGGTAATTAAGGTCGCCCCCAGCGCCAGGACCGCGCTATTGACCATCGAGCGGGAAAAATCGCGCCAGATATCGTTATCGATCACGCCGAACAGGCCGCCGAGCAATTTTTTATAATGTTCCAGGGTCAGCACGGGCGGCACCAGACTTATCGGGCTGGTGGCGAGATCGGTCGGCCGCATCAGGCTGGTGGCCAGGGACCAGTAGAGAGGACCCAGCGTCCAGACCATCAATACACACAGGCCCAGCCAAAAGGCTAACCGGCGTGGAAAAGAGAGGTTCATTAGTCATACCTCGTGGCGCGATACACACGACGCACATACAGCGCCGAAACGATAATCGATACCAGCATTACGGTGATCGACATCGCCATCCCGTAGGAGAAATTAAGATTCTGAAACGCCGTCATATAGATCTGCGACTGTATCGGGCGGGTGGCCGCGCTGGAGCCGGTCAGGATCCACGCTTCGTCGAACAGGTTGAAAGCGGTGATCGTCGACTGCGTTAGCGCGATACCGAAGGCGCCACCAATCAGGGGCAGGGTGATCATGCGAAAAGTGCGCAGCGGGCTGGCGCCGTCGACTTTTGCCGCCTCGTACAGCTCATTGGGGATGGTTTGCAGCGCGGCCAGGATGATCACCGCATTGAGCGGCATCATGCGCCAAACGTGCACCAGCACGATAAGAAACAGCGCGGTGGCGCGATCGTTAAGCCAGACGTGACTCTGCTCGATAAGCCCCGTCTTCAGCAATAGCCCATTGAGCAAACCGTAATGCGGATTGTAAATCCACGACCAGATAATGGCGTTGACCACCGGCGGTAACGCCCAGGGCAGGATCACTGCGGCCAGCAGCCAGCGCCGACCGGTTTTGACCTTGTTCAACAGCAGCGCGGCACCCAGCCCGCCAAGGATTTCGATCACTACCGCCAAAATGACGTAAATCCAGGTGTTGATCCACGCCGAATGCACTTGGCCGTCTTTGAACATCTGAACGTAATTTTTGATGCCCACAAACGGGGTGCCCGGTAGCATGGGATTGACCCGATGAAAGCTTTCCCACAAGGTCACGACAAAGGGGACGAACACCAGCGCCAGCATCAGCACCACGACCGGCGACGATAGCGCCAGGCCCAGCGCCGCCTCACCTCCCAATAATCGGCGGAGTTGGCTTTTTCGGGACGGCTTTGCCGCGACGTTCGCTTCGATACTCATCGCCATTGCGCATCCTCCGCCCGAAAATTAATTGCCCGACATCGCGTTTTGCGCGGCTTCAGCGATGGTCTTGTTCGCCTCATCGACGCTTATCTGGCCTTTAGCCAGGGCATTGATGGCGGAAGCGGCGCCGTTACTGAAGGCGGGATACCAGGGCGGCGTGCCGCCGGCGAACAGCGGACCGATACCGCTTATTTGGGCGAGAATCGCTTCTCCGCTGAGCAGCTTGCCTTCTTTATTTAGCGCGGCCAGCGCCGGTGTGCTGGTCGGCAAAGTCCCCGCCTCGGTGTAAATCCGGCTTTGGTGCTGTGGGTCCATCATCCAGTTGATGAACGTCTGGGCCGCCGGTTGCTGTTTTGCCGCTTTGGGGATCGCCAGCGCCTCCGGCAGGCCATAGGTCCGGCTCTTGCCGGTTATATTCGGCACCACCGCCGCCAACGCGTCGCCGGCTACTTTCGATTGAGTTTTGTCGTTATAGGTGGCCAGCGGCCCCGGCCCGTCGGACAAGATAATGCTGCTATCGCCGGCCTTGAACATGGCGCGGACTTCTTCATTGCCGTAATTGGTGGCGGCGGGGTCGATAAGCCCTGCGTCCATGGCTTGCTTGATAAACGCCAACGCCTGATAGCCGCCGGAATGCTTATCGGTAAACGCCGGCTTCATATCTGCGGTGAACAGATCGCCATTGTGCATCATGGTTAACAAAAACCAGGCGGTGGACGTCGCTTCGCCGACGCTCAACGGCAGGCCGAAGGGGTATTTCACACCCGCCTTTTCTTTTAGCGCCTTGCCGTCGGCCAGCAATTGATCGAGAGTCGCGGGCGGCTCGGTAATTCCCGCTTTGGCAAATTGCGCTTTGTTGTACACCATCATTTTGAAATCGTTATTGTACGGCGCGCCCAGCAGTTTTCCCTGGTATTGGAAAATAGGCGTGATAGCAATATTTTTCAGCCGGGCGGCGTCAAGTTTACCGTCGAGAGGCGCCAGCCAGGCGGCGGCGCCGAACTGGCCCACCCACGACCAGTCCAGTTCGATAACATCCGCCGGCGCCGTGCCGGCAACCAGCGCGGTAACGATGCGGGTGCGCAACTGATCCCAGGCCAGGGTTTGCTGATCGACATGGATACCGGTTTCCTGTTCAAAACGTTTGATTTGATCCGGCGGATATCCCGGGCTTGGCAGCAAAACGGTGATGGTTTTACCGCTCAGCGCACCGCTGTCGGCAGCGCTGGCGGCGGACAGCCCGCCTGGGGTCGTTGCCATCAAGGCCAGCAATGCCGTTGCGAGGAGCGATTTCATGACTCTGGTTTTTATGCGCTTCATCGAACACTCCAAAAAATAATGGCCGTTATTCATCGCCCGCATATGCCTTGCTGGGCAATGCCGACGAAACATTTTTAATGAGTGACGTAATGCGTTTTCATCCTTGCGGCAATATTAATCATAGTCAATATTGTTTTTGATGTTTTGTGATTATTTGCAGAGAGAAATGAACAACAATGTTGATTTTTTCCAGCGGGCGCGCGCTTTTGCCCGCGGTGAAAAGAGCCATATGAAATAGTTATTGTTGTTGATTAAGCTGCCGGGCAAGCCGGTCGATCCAGCCGTCATCCACTTGCCAACCTGCCTGAAGCGCGGCGCGCAGCAGGGCGCCCCCCACCGGCGGCAGGCGCGGCGGCGCGGGCGGCCGACCAACGCTCTCACTGACGGCGTTACGCATTAGCGAGCTGTTAAATACCCCGCCGGCGTAGCTCCAGCGCGGAGGACCGGGCAAATCAAGCCGCCCCCAGGCCGCCAGCAGCTGCTCCGCGAGCTGAGCGGCAGCTTGGTGCAGTAGCGTTTGCGCCGCGACGTCCCCCGCTTCGGCCAGCGCCGCCACCGGGCGCGCCAGGCTGGCAACGCGCTCGCGTCGTTGCATGCCGAGACCAAAAAACCAGGTAATGAGTTGATCTGGAACGATGTCGAAATGCTGACAGAGGGTCTGGCAAAGGGCGGGGGCGTCAGTCCGCCCGTCCAGATGCCGGCAGACAGCGGTAATGGCCTGTAGGCCAATCCAATAAGCGCTACCTTCATCGCCAATGTCCTCACCCCATCCCCCTACGCGATAATGGCGATCCCGGGGGCGGTTACGGCTACTCCAGGCCATCGAGCCCGTGCCGGCGAGGATCAGCACGCCGGCTTCGCCTCCCAAGGCGCCGTCGAAGGCGATGCGTACGTCATTATCAACCTGCGCCGGTACGCTGATTAACCGCGCGATGACCTGTTCCTGCCGTCGGGAGTCCTCTTCCATTTCGCCGTGGCGCGGCAGACCGAACGAGGCTGCCGCCAGCCGGGGCAGCAGGGGGGCTGCCTGTCGGAGCAGATGGTCAAGGGCCGTGTCCCAATGGGGATCCGCGGCCGGGTCGAGGGTTTTTCCCTGCCAATACCCTGCCAGGTCGCCCTGCCTATTCGCCAGCGCCAATAAGGTTTTGGTACCGCCGCTGTCCACGCCCATGACCAAATTCATTGGAAACTCCCGCCTAACGCTGTGAGGTCGCAGGCATTGCTGAGCCCTGCGCGAAGATGACTCATTGAGGCCATAGTGTCATAAAAAATGCAATATTTGATTTATTTTGGAAAGCTTTATAGCGTCCATCTCAATGAAGCCAATGCGGCTTATCTCGATTTATGCCGGTCTATTGCCAATAAATGTGGGCTGTAGTTCAGGGATGTTGCAAAATAGATCAAAAAAGTGATTGATATAAGTTTTTATTGCGGGGTAGATTGCGTTTATATGATTTACGATGGCGCTTGTGTCGCGGCGTTGAGTTTTGCGAGAGAGAACCTAAACCATGCAAGCGTTGCTAAACCTGATCAAAAGGCATAAAGCCGGCGAGTCGGTCGGTGTGTTTTCCGTTTGCTCCGCGCATCCCTGGGTGCTCGACGCTGCCGTCCGTCATGCGGCGACAGCGCAAACGACGGTGTTGATCGAGGCCACCTCAAATCAGGTGAACCAATTCGGCGGTTACACCGGGCTGCGACCGGCGGATTTTCGCGATCGGGTTTGGCAGATGGCCGCCAACAACGGCTTACCGCGTGAGAACGTCTGGCTGGGCGGCGATCATCTGGGCCCCAACGCCTGGCAGGACCGACCCGTGGAGGAAGCCATGATCCTGGCGGAACAGATGATTGCCGAGTATGTGCAGGCCGGCTTTCGCAAAATCCATCTTGATTGCTCGATGTCCTGTGCTGACGACCCCAACCCGCTGGGGGATGACGAGGTCGCGCGCCGGGCGGCGAGGCTCTGTGCAATTGCCGAAGCGGCCTGGCGGACGGCAGGCGGGGAAGCGCCGGTGTATGTGATTGGTACTGAAGTCCCGGTGCCGGGCGGGGCGCAGGAGACGTTGCACGATGTGCCGCCTACGACGACGCAGGCGGCGGCCGCCACCCTGGCGGCGCATCGCGACGCTTGGCGCCAAGCCGGGCTGGATACCGTCTGGGCCAGGGTTATTGCGCTGGTGGTACAACCGGGGGTGGAATTCGATCATCAAAGCGTGGTGCATTATCTTGCGGCGTCGGCTGCGCCGTTAAGCCAGTACATTGAACATCAGCCCGGTTTGGTGTTTGAGGCGCACTC
This region includes:
- a CDS encoding alpha-glucosidase/alpha-galactosidase, which produces MSKITLIGAGSTVFAQNILGDILSNPEFSHCTISLQDIDSDRLRTSEIVTRRICEALSLPDVTVEATLDRRAALKGAHFVFLMMQVGGYRPSTVIDFEIPTRFGLRQTIGDTLGIGGIFRALRTIPVIKSICDDIAELCPDALLLNYVNPMAMNCWAISTLAPQINMVGLCHSVQHTAQHLADCLEEKIEDIDYLSAGINHVAFFLKYAKRRANGSREDLYPRLQALAASGRVPDDDRVRFDMLQRFGYFVTESSEHFSEYVPWYIKSGHPQLLSELNIPLDEYPRRCETRMAGWHSLRKQLEGDTPIEVCRSDEYAAGILHSMVTGQSRVIYGNVRNNGLIKNLPDNCVVEVPCHVDRNGVQPIAVGEIPAELAAVIRMSINVQELTVLAALTGKKHYIYQSAMVDPHTAAELSPDQIVALVDEMIAAHGTQLPTFN
- a CDS encoding carbohydrate ABC transporter permease, with the protein product MNLSFPRRLAFWLGLCVLMVWTLGPLYWSLATSLMRPTDLATSPISLVPPVLTLEHYKKLLGGLFGVIDNDIWRDFSRSMVNSAVLALGATLITVAAAAFSAYAAVRLRFPGRNLVFILIISTMAVPGYTVLIPLYRLMVSLGLVDTYTGIILIYVSAFLPLAMWLMRSVYESLPVSVEEAAWIDGAGRLYTLVRIVLPLAAPGLIAAAILTFLGAWGQFSVPLVFAPTIDTKPLTVLIPEFATKNYIDYGLINAAGVLAMIPPAAVVIFLNRYLMRGLMAGAGK
- a CDS encoding D-tagatose-bisphosphate aldolase, class II, non-catalytic subunit, with amino-acid sequence MQALLNLIKRHKAGESVGVFSVCSAHPWVLDAAVRHAATAQTTVLIEATSNQVNQFGGYTGLRPADFRDRVWQMAANNGLPRENVWLGGDHLGPNAWQDRPVEEAMILAEQMIAEYVQAGFRKIHLDCSMSCADDPNPLGDDEVARRAARLCAIAEAAWRTAGGEAPVYVIGTEVPVPGGAQETLHDVPPTTTQAAAATLAAHRDAWRQAGLDTVWARVIALVVQPGVEFDHQSVVHYLAASAAPLSQYIEHQPGLVFEAHSTDYQTADALRQLVRDHFAILKVGPALTFALREALFALAHIEMAWTDEPARSGLMARLDDVMCRQPAMWQRYYHGDARQQQLLRQYSLSDRVRYYWPQHEIEQAVDRLIANLRHRPAPLGLLSQYLPEQARLCLAGALSSDPQEWVYHAIDRVLCDYAQACRSEH
- a CDS encoding ABC transporter substrate-binding protein — translated: MKRIKTRVMKSLLATALLALMATTPGGLSAASAADSGALSGKTITVLLPSPGYPPDQIKRFEQETGIHVDQQTLAWDQLRTRIVTALVAGTAPADVIELDWSWVGQFGAAAWLAPLDGKLDAARLKNIAITPIFQYQGKLLGAPYNNDFKMMVYNKAQFAKAGITEPPATLDQLLADGKALKEKAGVKYPFGLPLSVGEATSTAWFLLTMMHNGDLFTADMKPAFTDKHSGGYQALAFIKQAMDAGLIDPAATNYGNEEVRAMFKAGDSSIILSDGPGPLATYNDKTQSKVAGDALAAVVPNITGKSRTYGLPEALAIPKAAKQQPAAQTFINWMMDPQHQSRIYTEAGTLPTSTPALAALNKEGKLLSGEAILAQISGIGPLFAGGTPPWYPAFSNGAASAINALAKGQISVDEANKTIAEAAQNAMSGN
- a CDS encoding carbohydrate ABC transporter permease translates to MAMSIEANVAAKPSRKSQLRRLLGGEAALGLALSSPVVVLMLALVFVPFVVTLWESFHRVNPMLPGTPFVGIKNYVQMFKDGQVHSAWINTWIYVILAVVIEILGGLGAALLLNKVKTGRRWLLAAVILPWALPPVVNAIIWSWIYNPHYGLLNGLLLKTGLIEQSHVWLNDRATALFLIVLVHVWRMMPLNAVIILAALQTIPNELYEAAKVDGASPLRTFRMITLPLIGGAFGIALTQSTITAFNLFDEAWILTGSSAATRPIQSQIYMTAFQNLNFSYGMAMSITVMLVSIIVSALYVRRVYRATRYD
- a CDS encoding BadF/BadG/BcrA/BcrD ATPase family protein, with the protein product MNLVMGVDSGGTKTLLALANRQGDLAGYWQGKTLDPAADPHWDTALDHLLRQAAPLLPRLAAASFGLPRHGEMEEDSRRQEQVIARLISVPAQVDNDVRIAFDGALGGEAGVLILAGTGSMAWSSRNRPRDRHYRVGGWGEDIGDEGSAYWIGLQAITAVCRHLDGRTDAPALCQTLCQHFDIVPDQLITWFFGLGMQRRERVASLARPVAALAEAGDVAAQTLLHQAAAQLAEQLLAAWGRLDLPGPPRWSYAGGVFNSSLMRNAVSESVGRPPAPPRLPPVGGALLRAALQAGWQVDDGWIDRLARQLNQQQ